Part of the Bacillus sp. N1-1 genome, AGGAGAAGTAATGATGACCTTTCCATTACATGATAAAATAAAGCATACTTAAATGTAGTTTGTGAGGCGAAAGGCATGAATGTTGATCTAAAAGAATCGGAATTTAAAGAACAGCTTGCTTCGTTTTTAGAAGAGAGTCAGCCCCAAATTGTTGAAAAATGGTTGGCGGGCGCAAAAATTTCTCCCGATGATCCTTACTATGAAGAAATTATAAAAAATGGAAAGCGCACGGTTGAACTGATTTCTCGCTATATTCGAGTGCAGGATGAAAATTGGATCATCACGCTAACGAAAAAAATTGCTAATGAACGAATTGAGGCAAATGTCAATATAGGCGAATTTATTGCGAATATTAACTTCGGTCGATCCGTTGTGCTCTCGGTTTTACACGAGTCCTCGTTTAACAGAAACGAATTGTCGCAAGGACTGCAAATCATAAATAATTACTTTAACGCTTATTCTTATCATTCGGTTACGGAATATACGAAGTTGAAAGATAGTATTATCCAGGATAAAAATAAATTCATTCAAGAAATGCACAGTGATCGGTTAACCATTCTTGGCCAACTTGGGGCAAGCTTTGCCCATGAGTTTCGTAATCCCTTAACTTCAATTAAAGGGTTTTTGAAACTAATTGAAGATGAGTGTGAAACGAATCACCCTTCAGGAAAGCATTATTTTGAAATCCTTAACAGTGAAATGAAGAGTCTGGAAGAAAAGGTAAGTCAATTTCTCTTTTTATCGAAAATGCGCGGAATCGATGATCGCCCACTGTCTTTAAATTTAAGTGGTTTATTAAGATACACAATCGATATTCTTTATCCACGTCTTCTTGAATCGAATATAGAAGTCGAGACCGACATTGCATCCGACATTCCATTATTCGGAGTTGAAGAGCAAATAAAACAGGTGATTCTTAATATC contains:
- a CDS encoding histidine kinase N-terminal domain-containing protein → MNVDLKESEFKEQLASFLEESQPQIVEKWLAGAKISPDDPYYEEIIKNGKRTVELISRYIRVQDENWIITLTKKIANERIEANVNIGEFIANINFGRSVVLSVLHESSFNRNELSQGLQIINNYFNAYSYHSVTEYTKLKDSIIQDKNKFIQEMHSDRLTILGQLGASFAHEFRNPLTSIKGFLKLIEDECETNHPSGKHYFEILNSEMKSLEEKVSQFLFLSKMRGIDDRPLSLNLSGLLRYTIDILYPRLLESNIEVETDIASDIPLFGVEEQIKQVILNIMINSIEELNENIIENRKIQVKAKENHGRITVEISNNGRQISSHLVESIFQPFISTKKLGTGLGLSVCKQIIEKHEGLISVTSNPEQTTFVIELPVMVDKGVKEE